The Gammaproteobacteria bacterium genome has a segment encoding these proteins:
- the trxA gene encoding thioredoxin TrxA yields the protein MSEQIAYVTDDSFEQDVLNSSVPVLVDYWAEWCGPCKMIAPILDEISEEYAGRIQIAKLNIDENPATPPKYGIRGIPTLMLFKNGQVEATKVGALSKSQLTAFLDQNI from the coding sequence GTGAGTGAGCAAATCGCTTATGTCACCGACGACAGTTTCGAACAGGACGTTCTGAATTCCAGCGTTCCCGTCCTGGTCGACTATTGGGCCGAGTGGTGTGGCCCCTGCAAGATGATTGCCCCGATTCTGGACGAGATTTCCGAGGAATATGCCGGACGGATTCAGATCGCCAAGCTCAATATCGATGAAAATCCGGCCACGCCGCCCAAGTACGGCATTCGCGGCATTCCGACATTGATGCTGTTCAAGAACGGCCAGGTCGAAGCCACCAAGGTAGGCGCCCTGTCCAAGTCCCAACTGACCGCCTTTCTGGATCAGAACATCTGA
- the rhlB gene encoding ATP-dependent RNA helicase RhlB: MTERHLTDTRFDSLGIQDAILQGLHDTGFTRCTPIQAATLPVALAGHDVAGQAQTGTGKTAAFLIACFNRLLNREAPPERRANQPRALILAPTRELAIQIHKDAEALGRHVPLTLGLVYGGVDYEKQRRQLEEGIDILIGTPGRIIDYFKQRVFDLRAAEVVVLDEADRMFDLGFIKDIRFLMRRCPPPEQRLSMLFSATLSYRVMELAYEHMNNPETVRIEAEQMTAERVRQRVYYPANEEKIPLLLGLLAADKPERSIVFTNTKRSAEYVASYLEGNGYHVALLSGDVPQKKRQHLLKAFAAGEATVMVATDVAARGLHIPDVSHVFNYDLPQSGEDYVHRIGRTARAGAEGDAISFACEDTAFYLPEIEEYIGTRIDMESVDPALLVKPQPRVRHAKPKDRPHGSGGKPKSAHAPKEGAPGNKRRRSRRGRRPTPEQHD; this comes from the coding sequence ATGACAGAAAGACATTTGACAGATACCCGCTTCGATTCCCTGGGGATCCAGGATGCAATCCTCCAGGGCCTGCATGATACAGGCTTCACCCGTTGCACCCCCATCCAGGCCGCCACCCTGCCCGTCGCCCTAGCGGGCCACGATGTGGCGGGGCAGGCCCAGACCGGCACCGGCAAAACGGCCGCATTCCTCATCGCCTGCTTTAACCGCCTGCTGAACAGGGAGGCGCCCCCCGAGCGCCGCGCCAACCAGCCGCGCGCGCTGATCCTGGCGCCGACCCGCGAGCTTGCCATCCAGATCCACAAGGACGCCGAGGCGCTCGGCCGGCACGTGCCGCTCACGCTGGGTCTGGTGTACGGCGGCGTGGACTACGAAAAGCAGCGCCGCCAGCTGGAGGAAGGCATCGACATCCTGATCGGCACGCCGGGGCGCATCATCGATTACTTCAAGCAACGGGTCTTCGACCTGCGCGCCGCCGAGGTGGTGGTGCTGGACGAGGCCGACCGCATGTTCGATCTCGGCTTCATCAAGGACATCCGTTTTCTGATGCGCCGCTGTCCGCCACCCGAACAGCGGCTTTCCATGCTGTTCTCCGCCACGCTCTCCTACCGCGTCATGGAGCTGGCCTATGAGCACATGAACAACCCTGAAACGGTGCGCATCGAGGCCGAGCAGATGACCGCGGAACGGGTCCGCCAGCGCGTGTACTACCCCGCCAACGAGGAGAAGATTCCCCTGTTGCTGGGCCTGCTGGCGGCCGACAAGCCCGAACGCAGCATTGTGTTCACCAATACCAAGCGCAGCGCGGAGTACGTCGCCTCCTACCTGGAAGGCAACGGCTACCACGTCGCGCTGCTGTCCGGCGACGTGCCGCAGAAAAAGCGCCAGCATCTGCTCAAGGCCTTTGCCGCCGGCGAGGCCACGGTGATGGTCGCCACCGACGTTGCGGCCCGCGGCCTGCACATCCCCGATGTCTCGCACGTATTCAATTACGACCTGCCCCAATCGGGCGAGGATTACGTCCACCGCATCGGACGCACCGCCCGTGCGGGTGCGGAAGGCGACGCCATCAGCTTCGCCTGCGAGGACACGGCCTTTTATCTGCCGGAGATCGAGGAATACATCGGCACGCGCATCGATATGGAATCGGTCGATCCGGCACTGCTGGTCAAACCGCAGCCGCGCGTCAGGCATGCAAAACCCAAGGACCGCCCACACGGCTCAGGCGGCAAACCCAAATCCGCGCATGCCCCGAAGGAAGGCGCGCCCGGCAACAAACGCCGCCGCTCGCGCCGCGGACGGCGCCCGACGCCCGAGCAGCACGACTGA